In the genome of Candidatus Zymogenus saltonus, one region contains:
- a CDS encoding tetratricopeptide repeat protein, which translates to MKKSPLFITAFSFLALILLLSTACVTTPKNETDKEGQPKDIKGARYTLHYNTGLSRLGAGKPTYAMVEFIEAEKYKKTPELYYAMGQTCYELKRYALSLDYFDKTLFMDKDFSKAYVGKGIVLIAMERYDEAIVQLKKSLENIIFHEPESAYYNIAVAYAKMNNYEGAVENLKTAIRLKPEYIPPYLELARIYRKMGRFDLSESVLQEALEQYPELAQAHYMLGIIYLEQKRSLAAKMEFSEVIKLVPDTPLAREAEKYLKGLEN; encoded by the coding sequence ATGAAAAAAAGTCCGCTTTTCATTACGGCGTTCTCTTTTTTGGCATTAATCCTTCTTTTATCGACGGCCTGTGTGACGACCCCGAAAAATGAAACAGACAAGGAGGGGCAGCCGAAGGATATCAAGGGGGCGAGATACACCCTTCACTACAACACGGGTCTTTCCCGCCTGGGCGCCGGGAAACCGACTTATGCCATGGTGGAGTTTATAGAGGCGGAAAAATATAAAAAGACACCGGAGCTTTACTACGCCATGGGTCAGACGTGCTACGAGCTCAAGAGGTATGCTCTATCGCTCGACTATTTCGATAAAACCCTTTTCATGGATAAAGATTTTTCGAAGGCGTACGTAGGCAAGGGGATTGTCTTGATAGCTATGGAGCGTTACGACGAGGCGATCGTACAGCTGAAAAAATCCCTTGAAAATATCATATTTCACGAGCCGGAGTCCGCCTATTACAACATAGCCGTGGCGTATGCGAAGATGAACAACTACGAAGGAGCCGTTGAAAACCTGAAGACAGCGATCAGATTGAAGCCGGAATACATTCCACCGTACCTCGAGCTGGCGCGGATATACAGGAAGATGGGGAGGTTCGATTTGTCGGAAAGCGTTCTCCAGGAGGCGCTGGAGCAATATCCCGAGCTTGCCCAGGCTCACTATATGCTGGGGATAATCTATCTCGAACAAAAGAGAAGTTTAGCGGCCAAAATGGAGTTCAGTGAAGTAATAAAGCTGGTTCCCGACACGCCGCTGGCGAGAGAGGCGGAAAAGTATCTGAAAGGATT